One stretch of Streptomyces sp. NBC_01363 DNA includes these proteins:
- a CDS encoding PLP-dependent aminotransferase family protein, which yields MKDYQSVADTVAQEIRAGILRPGDRLPPQRKFAQQHGIANSTATRVYQELARRGLTLGEVGRGTFVRAVPRASAPALTEPAGSRIDLELNYPVVSEQAALLANGLGALMRPDVLGYALRPIGAAGVPAVRESAADLLARGGWRPDPAQVLFAGNGRQAISAVVTALVPPGARLGVEELTYPVIKAIATRLGITLVPLAMDAAGLIPEAVEEAHRSGPLHAVYVQPTLHNPLSVTMPRERVEHLSDVLLRSGIPAIEDAIWAFLHDEVPPLASLAPEQTVLVDSLSKRIAPGLTLGFVVAPGFLVGEIATSLRSGGWTPMRFALEAAYHWQQDGTVKALVQAKQREAAVRQEIAARHLGGFAVRSDPRSYHCWWQLPRPWRADTFVAAAARHGIGVVPAAAFTVGNNHAPNAIRLGLASPQTDVLSQALATLAELARSAPDDLVTD from the coding sequence GTGAAGGACTATCAGAGCGTCGCCGACACGGTGGCCCAGGAGATCAGGGCCGGCATCCTCCGGCCGGGCGACCGGCTTCCCCCGCAGCGCAAGTTCGCCCAGCAGCACGGCATCGCCAACTCCACCGCCACCCGCGTCTACCAGGAACTCGCCCGACGTGGCCTCACTCTGGGCGAAGTGGGCCGCGGCACCTTCGTCCGCGCGGTCCCCCGTGCATCCGCGCCCGCGCTCACCGAACCCGCAGGCAGCCGGATCGACCTGGAGCTCAACTATCCGGTGGTGTCCGAGCAGGCCGCGCTTCTGGCCAACGGGCTCGGCGCGCTGATGCGTCCCGATGTCCTCGGGTACGCGCTGCGGCCCATCGGCGCGGCCGGCGTTCCGGCCGTCCGCGAGTCCGCCGCCGATCTGCTCGCGCGTGGCGGCTGGCGCCCCGACCCGGCGCAGGTGCTCTTCGCGGGGAACGGGAGGCAGGCCATCTCGGCCGTCGTCACCGCCCTGGTACCACCGGGCGCTCGGCTCGGCGTCGAGGAACTGACCTACCCCGTGATCAAGGCCATCGCCACGCGGCTCGGCATCACCCTCGTGCCCCTGGCCATGGATGCAGCAGGGCTGATCCCGGAGGCCGTCGAGGAAGCCCACCGCAGCGGCCCGCTGCACGCCGTCTACGTACAGCCGACTCTGCACAACCCGCTGTCGGTTACGATGCCCCGGGAACGGGTGGAGCATCTGTCCGATGTCCTGTTGCGGTCCGGGATCCCCGCGATCGAGGACGCCATCTGGGCCTTCCTCCACGACGAAGTGCCGCCGCTCGCCTCTCTGGCCCCCGAGCAGACCGTCCTCGTCGACAGCCTGTCCAAGCGCATCGCCCCTGGCCTGACCCTCGGATTCGTGGTGGCGCCCGGCTTCCTGGTGGGCGAGATCGCCACGTCTCTGCGCTCGGGGGGCTGGACCCCCATGCGCTTCGCACTGGAGGCGGCCTACCACTGGCAGCAGGACGGCACCGTGAAGGCCCTCGTACAGGCCAAGCAGCGGGAAGCCGCCGTACGACAGGAGATCGCGGCCCGGCACCTCGGCGGCTTCGCTGTACGGAGCGACCCGCGCTCGTACCACTGCTGGTGGCAACTGCCCCGCCCGTGGCGCGCGGACACCTTCGTCGCCGCCGCCGCCCGGCACGGCATCGGAGTGGTGCCGGCCGCCGCGTTCACCGTCGGCAATAACCACGCCCCCAACGCGATCCGGCTGGGGCTTGCCTCCCCGCAGACCGACGTTCTCTCCCAGGCGCTGGCCACACTGGCCGAACTCGCTCGGTCCGCCCCGGACGACCTCGTCACCGACTGA
- a CDS encoding DUF4333 domain-containing protein, with protein MDDVSCPASIPVEAGREFECKVDGVGDGSRSGHAWVKVKIRDDQGGLSLGCGTAERAGPQPWHRGRPGPCRG; from the coding sequence ATCGACGATGTCAGCTGCCCCGCTTCCATCCCCGTCGAGGCGGGCCGGGAGTTCGAGTGCAAGGTCGACGGCGTGGGCGACGGCAGCAGAAGCGGCCATGCCTGGGTCAAGGTGAAGATCAGGGACGATCAGGGCGGCCTGTCACTGGGCTGTGGAACGGCAGAGCGAGCGGGACCGCAGCCGTGGCATCGGGGCCGTCCCGGCCCCTGCAGGGGTTGA
- a CDS encoding transcriptional regulator, producing the protein MGRPRLDQREPNEQLAQWQAQTGMSNAALARAVTKRARAQGHRGISPDESSVRRWRAGETPRHPVPQLIVEAISERAGISLSPADLGFPDLLPTVQGTGLSWLPGTSVQALLHLTRSEVMRTHTRNSDSASRVQKGSTLLAPLQQWATTGPSSLTVPAGRTGGQVGAAEVEGIRAVTAMYRDLDNRHGGTLSRKAVVAQLNEAASLLHTCTYTERTGRDLLAAVADLGSVAGWMSFDASHHTSAQKLFITSLYAAAEAGDKALGAHILQGMARQMSHLERYEDALALVDLAQYGARRRLSPATSSMLASLEARFQAILGNLTDSKTAAGRAEDAFTGIVPGNEPAHMMFFDTAELSATIGVAHQIAARNSEGTNRARHAEKGIRLIQQALEARPAHRVRSKAFDHLALARTHLAAGEPEGARQETIHALDLFGTISSHRVGDRLTELHDEALPYANSAPAIDLRERITHALG; encoded by the coding sequence ATGGGCCGGCCCCGGCTCGATCAGCGAGAGCCCAACGAGCAACTGGCCCAGTGGCAGGCCCAGACGGGCATGTCGAACGCGGCACTCGCCCGAGCCGTCACCAAACGGGCCAGGGCCCAGGGACACCGCGGCATCAGTCCCGACGAGTCGAGCGTGCGACGGTGGCGTGCCGGCGAGACCCCCAGGCACCCCGTCCCCCAGCTCATCGTCGAAGCGATCAGCGAGCGGGCCGGCATCTCTCTGTCCCCGGCCGACCTCGGCTTCCCCGACCTCTTACCCACAGTGCAGGGGACGGGTTTGTCCTGGCTGCCCGGCACGTCCGTTCAGGCTCTTCTCCACCTCACCCGGAGCGAAGTGATGCGTACGCACACACGCAACAGCGACAGCGCCTCGCGCGTCCAGAAGGGAAGCACCCTCCTGGCCCCGCTCCAGCAGTGGGCCACCACCGGGCCGTCCTCGCTGACCGTGCCTGCCGGCCGGACCGGCGGGCAGGTCGGCGCGGCCGAGGTCGAAGGCATCCGTGCTGTCACCGCGATGTACCGCGACCTGGACAACCGCCACGGAGGGACCCTCTCCCGCAAGGCCGTCGTCGCACAGCTCAACGAAGCCGCCTCCCTCCTGCACACCTGCACCTACACCGAACGAACCGGCCGCGACCTCCTCGCGGCCGTCGCCGATCTCGGCTCGGTGGCCGGATGGATGAGCTTCGACGCCAGCCATCACACCAGCGCCCAGAAGCTCTTCATCACCTCGCTGTACGCCGCCGCCGAAGCCGGCGACAAGGCACTGGGCGCCCACATCCTCCAGGGCATGGCACGCCAGATGTCCCACCTCGAACGGTACGAAGACGCCCTCGCCCTGGTCGACCTGGCCCAGTACGGTGCGCGCCGCCGCCTGTCACCGGCCACCTCCTCCATGCTGGCCAGCCTCGAAGCCCGCTTCCAGGCCATCCTGGGCAACCTCACCGACAGCAAGACGGCTGCCGGCCGGGCCGAGGACGCCTTCACCGGCATCGTGCCCGGCAACGAACCGGCCCACATGATGTTCTTCGACACCGCTGAGCTGTCCGCCACCATCGGCGTCGCCCACCAGATCGCGGCACGCAACAGCGAAGGCACCAACCGGGCCCGCCACGCGGAAAAAGGAATCCGCCTCATCCAGCAGGCCCTCGAAGCCCGCCCGGCACACCGGGTACGGAGCAAAGCCTTCGATCACCTCGCACTGGCCCGGACACACCTGGCAGCCGGCGAACCCGAAGGCGCCCGCCAGGAAACGATCCACGCCCTGGACCTGTTCGGCACCATCAGCTCACACAGAGTCGGCGACCGACTCACCGAACTGCACGACGAAGCCCTCCCCTACGCCAACAGCGCACCGGCCATCGACCTCCGAGAACGCATCACACACGCCCTCGGATAG
- a CDS encoding AraC family transcriptional regulator — protein sequence MDILTEALASMRTGHPASVRTNGRAPWGVRLPPVAGAGFHVVLYGTCWLVPLNDTPPHLKPIPLSPGDVIFLRSGRGHILADHPSTPTVEATAEQIQRGSPIGSLTLGGKGPETSLLCGDYHLDQSRPHPLVRHLPEVIHLPTRHGRHPELSAAVQLLGSELENPRIGSDGIVPSLIDSLLLYILRAWLDDQPPTAAQGWAAALGDSAVAPALSAIHDDPSVQWTVESLAERAGLSRAAFARRFASLVGEPPMAYLTRWRMTTAARLLRESNASLTTVAARTGYGSEFSFARAFKREYGLAPGGYRRQTRAA from the coding sequence ATGGATATCCTCACCGAGGCGCTGGCCTCGATGCGCACCGGGCACCCGGCATCCGTACGGACCAACGGCCGCGCCCCCTGGGGCGTGCGACTGCCGCCAGTCGCAGGCGCCGGGTTCCATGTGGTGCTGTACGGGACCTGCTGGCTGGTCCCCCTCAATGACACACCACCGCATCTGAAGCCGATCCCGTTGAGCCCCGGTGATGTGATCTTCCTGCGCAGCGGGCGGGGCCATATCCTCGCCGATCATCCCTCCACCCCGACCGTGGAGGCCACGGCGGAGCAGATCCAACGGGGTTCACCGATCGGCTCGCTCACGCTCGGTGGCAAGGGCCCCGAGACCAGCCTCCTGTGCGGCGACTACCACCTGGACCAAAGCCGCCCGCACCCCCTGGTGCGCCACCTGCCCGAGGTGATCCATCTGCCGACGCGGCACGGCCGCCATCCGGAGTTGAGCGCCGCCGTCCAACTCCTCGGCTCCGAGCTGGAAAACCCACGCATCGGCTCGGACGGCATCGTGCCCAGCCTGATCGACTCGCTGCTCCTCTACATCCTGCGGGCCTGGCTGGACGATCAGCCCCCGACCGCCGCCCAGGGGTGGGCTGCAGCCCTGGGCGACTCGGCGGTGGCGCCTGCCCTGTCGGCCATTCACGACGACCCGTCGGTCCAGTGGACGGTCGAATCGCTGGCCGAGCGGGCAGGGCTGTCCCGCGCCGCCTTCGCCCGACGGTTCGCCTCGCTGGTGGGCGAACCGCCGATGGCCTATCTGACCCGCTGGCGCATGACGACCGCCGCCCGTCTGCTGCGCGAGTCCAATGCCTCACTGACGACGGTCGCCGCCCGCACCGGATACGGCTCGGAGTTCTCCTTCGCCAGAGCATTCAAGCGGGAGTACGGCCTGGCCCCGGGCGGCTACCGGCGCCAGACCAGGGCTGCCTAG
- a CDS encoding RNaseH domain-containing protein, whose translation MQHPLAHVGLHLREQRGAYYKKRTDRPALMWILTAFVPVAGQWKTLAYVPPGPHGAGGWFDYAFAQVISRRNPIPEGSRSESGLPRRIDHALYQLREWIGTTEYVLYVSGDSTRSVWPLMSNKNADLPADETGQINGRPALPGATLDPGHRPKAIIRTTSSTNPSIPVPAVFHTLDGLGNEAAGPRTSNALFQLDDASTTYFMSRLPLQATGGTPSAKLGRKNSRWTAAHGADQAENWHCLTSTEIAVITHPADEDSLPYAVTAARLCTHALAWMGRTQHPLPIHAAIQMDKNHPDYRRTIDSDSENDD comes from the coding sequence TTGCAGCACCCCCTGGCCCACGTGGGACTGCACCTGCGCGAGCAGCGCGGCGCCTACTACAAAAAGCGCACCGACCGGCCCGCGCTCATGTGGATCCTCACCGCGTTCGTGCCCGTCGCAGGCCAGTGGAAGACTCTCGCCTACGTACCACCCGGCCCCCACGGAGCAGGAGGCTGGTTCGACTACGCCTTCGCCCAGGTCATCTCCCGCCGCAACCCCATCCCCGAGGGCAGCCGCAGCGAATCCGGCCTGCCGCGCCGCATCGACCACGCCCTCTACCAACTGCGTGAGTGGATCGGCACCACCGAGTACGTGCTGTATGTCTCGGGCGACTCCACTCGCTCCGTGTGGCCCCTGATGTCCAACAAGAACGCCGACCTGCCGGCGGACGAGACCGGACAGATCAACGGCCGGCCGGCTCTCCCCGGAGCAACCCTGGACCCCGGCCACCGGCCCAAGGCGATCATCCGCACCACCTCGAGCACGAACCCGAGCATCCCGGTACCCGCCGTATTCCACACCCTGGACGGCCTCGGCAACGAAGCCGCCGGCCCCCGCACCAGCAACGCCCTCTTCCAGCTCGACGACGCCAGCACCACCTACTTCATGAGCCGGCTGCCACTCCAAGCCACCGGAGGAACCCCCTCCGCCAAACTCGGCCGCAAGAACAGCCGCTGGACCGCCGCCCACGGCGCAGACCAAGCAGAGAACTGGCACTGCCTCACCTCCACCGAAATCGCCGTCATCACCCACCCAGCCGACGAGGACTCCCTCCCCTACGCAGTCACCGCTGCACGCCTGTGCACCCACGCCCTGGCCTGGATGGGCCGCACCCAACACCCCCTCCCCATCCACGCAGCCATCCAGATGGACAAGAACCACCCCGACTACCGGCGAACCATCGACAGTGACAGCGAGAACGACGACTGA
- a CDS encoding DUF6415 family natural product biosynthesis protein, protein MSDTHTVLHDPQGLIEAELPLDRAPHEALVTAVLAWTNPDLEPRDYEQIALQLTGHARAVAADVRRHAAALPKSDGRGALAEVVLHEADRRLTAPLERTSRCAQNRARLVRALYTRLDRLREPAPPAP, encoded by the coding sequence ATGAGCGACACCCACACCGTGCTCCACGACCCCCAGGGCCTGATCGAGGCCGAACTTCCCCTGGACCGCGCCCCGCACGAGGCACTCGTCACCGCCGTCCTCGCATGGACCAACCCGGACCTCGAACCACGCGACTACGAGCAGATCGCCCTCCAACTCACCGGACACGCCCGCGCAGTAGCCGCTGACGTACGCCGCCACGCCGCTGCCCTGCCCAAGAGCGACGGTCGCGGAGCCCTCGCCGAAGTCGTCCTCCACGAAGCCGACCGACGCCTGACCGCACCACTGGAACGCACCTCCCGCTGCGCCCAGAACCGCGCCCGCCTCGTACGTGCCCTCTACACGAGGCTGGACCGCCTCAGGGAACCCGCCCCGCCCGCCCCATAG
- a CDS encoding SDR family oxidoreductase: MNYSDTLTSQLAVVTGASSGIGAEFARQLAARGVDLVLVARSKDKLEELASTLRTKHGVTVRSIALDLSRPDSSETLARMLDEQGTVVDILINNAGFASHGDLAEADPGHMASQVQLNVGTLVGNTTRLLPGMIERGRGTVINVASTAGFQAVPHMAVYSATKAFVLSFTRSLWGETRGTGVTVLGICPGATDTPFFDVAGDNASVGARRTPQQVVTTALTALGGRKATVVDGAGNALVSRVVSRLVPERPLIRIAERSVRPSA, from the coding sequence ATGAACTACTCGGACACCCTCACCTCCCAGCTGGCCGTCGTCACCGGCGCTTCGTCAGGAATCGGCGCCGAGTTCGCCCGCCAGCTGGCCGCCCGCGGTGTGGACCTGGTCCTCGTCGCCCGTTCGAAAGACAAGCTGGAGGAACTCGCCTCGACCCTGCGGACCAAGCACGGCGTGACCGTCAGATCCATCGCCCTCGACCTCTCCCGGCCCGACTCCTCCGAGACCCTCGCGCGCATGCTCGACGAGCAGGGCACCGTCGTGGACATCCTCATCAACAACGCCGGCTTCGCTTCCCACGGCGACCTCGCCGAGGCCGACCCCGGCCACATGGCCTCCCAGGTGCAGCTCAACGTCGGCACGCTCGTCGGCAACACCACCCGGCTCCTGCCCGGCATGATCGAGCGCGGGCGCGGCACCGTCATCAACGTCGCCAGCACGGCCGGATTCCAGGCGGTGCCGCACATGGCGGTGTACTCCGCGACGAAGGCATTCGTCCTGTCCTTCACGCGTTCCCTCTGGGGCGAGACCCGCGGCACCGGTGTGACCGTCCTCGGGATCTGCCCAGGCGCCACCGACACCCCGTTCTTCGACGTGGCCGGTGACAACGCGTCGGTCGGCGCCCGGCGCACACCGCAGCAGGTCGTCACCACAGCACTCACGGCACTCGGCGGACGCAAGGCGACCGTCGTCGACGGCGCCGGCAATGCCCTGGTGTCACGCGTCGTCAGCCGCCTGGTACCCGAGCGCCCCCTGATCCGCATCGCCGAACGGAGCGTACGCCCGAGCGCGTGA
- a CDS encoding TetR/AcrR family transcriptional regulator, whose product MGRPVDQLTPKGAATRREILRAAARVFDAKGYALARMDDVVSETGLTKGAVYFHFKSKAALAHAVVDDQKQGMLAHVRRQLEGLGGPAAQVRGLVPVLVDLVIAEPAGWSVVRLDRELTTESPHESPQEHAQVSVLAEWVGLVEELLLAGARAGDLHFSADAHALATVFVGAFDGLKGVLEATGRANPEELRRAAGVLAEVIEATIEAH is encoded by the coding sequence ATGGGAAGGCCAGTGGACCAACTGACACCGAAGGGCGCTGCGACGCGCCGGGAGATTCTGCGCGCCGCCGCCCGTGTCTTCGATGCCAAGGGGTACGCCCTGGCCCGGATGGACGACGTGGTGAGCGAGACCGGTCTCACCAAGGGCGCCGTGTACTTCCACTTCAAGAGCAAGGCCGCCCTGGCCCATGCGGTCGTCGACGACCAGAAGCAAGGGATGCTTGCGCATGTGCGCAGGCAGCTCGAGGGGCTCGGAGGGCCGGCCGCGCAGGTACGGGGACTCGTCCCCGTCCTCGTGGACCTCGTCATCGCCGAACCCGCGGGATGGTCCGTCGTACGGCTCGACCGCGAGCTCACCACCGAGTCACCGCACGAGTCACCGCAGGAACACGCCCAAGTGTCCGTACTCGCGGAGTGGGTCGGCCTGGTCGAAGAACTCCTCCTCGCCGGCGCCCGCGCGGGCGACCTGCACTTCTCGGCCGACGCCCACGCACTGGCGACCGTATTCGTGGGCGCGTTCGACGGACTGAAGGGCGTCCTCGAGGCCACGGGGCGCGCCAATCCCGAAGAGCTGCGCCGCGCAGCGGGCGTTCTCGCCGAAGTCATTGAGGCGACCATCGAAGCTCACTGA
- a CDS encoding NADP-dependent oxidoreductase: MRAVFQKSFGGPEVLEVAETERPKPLPGEVLVKVHASAVNPVDVFVRSGAFPLLGEPPFGVGWDISGVVEEAGPGARFEVGDEVYGMPFFPRAATGYAEYVAAPSRQVARKPASLDHVHAAAIPLAALTAWQGLVQAAVVKAGDRVLIHRAAGGVGHFAVQIAKAHGALVIAMASPARHDFVRGLGANEVIDYQTTDFTEAVKDADVVFDSTAQGDLSLGVLRPGGVLISIVEHADPELAVRVEAAGRRFAGISVEPDYAALEAIADLVDAGLIRPHVEETFPLEEAGKAHELVASGHVRGKIVLTV; the protein is encoded by the coding sequence GTGCGCGCAGTGTTCCAGAAGTCTTTCGGCGGCCCCGAGGTCCTCGAGGTCGCGGAGACCGAGCGGCCGAAGCCACTGCCCGGCGAGGTTCTTGTCAAGGTCCACGCCAGTGCGGTCAACCCTGTGGACGTGTTCGTCAGGTCCGGCGCCTTCCCACTGCTCGGTGAGCCGCCGTTCGGCGTGGGCTGGGACATTTCCGGGGTGGTCGAAGAGGCAGGCCCCGGCGCCAGGTTCGAGGTGGGTGACGAGGTATATGGGATGCCGTTCTTCCCCCGCGCCGCCACCGGGTACGCCGAGTACGTCGCCGCACCGTCCCGCCAGGTGGCTCGCAAGCCCGCCTCTCTCGACCATGTGCACGCCGCCGCCATCCCCCTCGCGGCGCTCACGGCCTGGCAGGGCCTGGTACAGGCGGCAGTCGTCAAGGCGGGCGACCGGGTACTGATCCACCGGGCAGCCGGTGGTGTCGGCCACTTCGCGGTGCAGATCGCGAAGGCACACGGCGCCCTTGTGATCGCCATGGCCAGTCCGGCCCGGCACGATTTCGTCCGCGGCCTCGGCGCCAACGAGGTCATCGACTACCAGACCACCGACTTCACCGAGGCCGTCAAGGACGCCGACGTGGTTTTCGACTCCACGGCCCAGGGCGATCTCTCGCTCGGTGTGCTGCGCCCCGGCGGCGTACTCATCAGCATCGTGGAACACGCCGACCCGGAGCTCGCCGTACGCGTCGAGGCGGCCGGGCGGCGCTTCGCCGGCATCTCGGTCGAGCCGGACTACGCCGCGCTCGAAGCGATCGCCGACCTGGTCGACGCGGGCCTGATCCGCCCGCACGTCGAGGAGACGTTCCCGCTGGAAGAGGCCGGTAAGGCACATGAGCTGGTCGCCTCGGGACACGTACGGGGCAAGATTGTCCTGACGGTCTGA
- a CDS encoding IS5 family transposase gives MTERRAYPSDLKDDQWELIEPLLLEWRAARAEGREPTTDLREVVNAILYVARTGVAWRYLPHDFPPHTTVYGYFRAWEADGTAEEVHDTLRDQLRRKKGRRILPTAAVIDAQTVKASPNAPESTQGYDGGKRIKGRKRHIATDTLGLLLVLIVTAAGVQDTNGGKLVADALAAKLPTVTKAWVDAGYKSKMITHAAALGIEVEVVARDAEQKGFVVQKVRWRVEQTFGIMSRYRRLHRDYEALPERSRSMIHWAMVNSMASRLTASPSQIGQYLRPKPPAAA, from the coding sequence GTGACTGAGCGACGTGCCTACCCCTCGGATCTCAAGGATGATCAGTGGGAGTTGATCGAGCCCCTTTTGCTGGAGTGGCGGGCCGCGCGGGCCGAAGGGCGGGAGCCCACCACCGATCTGCGCGAGGTGGTCAACGCGATCCTCTACGTTGCCCGGACGGGGGTGGCCTGGCGCTACCTGCCCCATGACTTCCCGCCGCACACCACGGTCTACGGCTACTTCAGGGCGTGGGAAGCGGACGGCACCGCCGAGGAGGTCCACGACACCCTGCGTGACCAGTTACGCAGGAAGAAGGGGCGCCGGATACTGCCGACCGCCGCGGTGATCGATGCCCAGACGGTGAAGGCGTCACCGAATGCGCCGGAGAGCACGCAAGGGTACGACGGTGGCAAACGGATCAAGGGCCGCAAGCGGCATATCGCCACCGACACACTCGGGTTGCTGCTGGTTCTCATCGTCACGGCCGCCGGCGTGCAGGACACCAACGGCGGCAAACTCGTTGCCGACGCCCTGGCCGCGAAGTTGCCCACGGTGACGAAGGCGTGGGTGGACGCTGGGTACAAGTCCAAGATGATCACGCACGCGGCCGCCCTGGGCATCGAGGTGGAAGTCGTGGCGCGTGATGCGGAACAGAAAGGCTTTGTGGTCCAGAAGGTCCGCTGGCGTGTAGAGCAGACTTTCGGGATCATGAGCCGCTACCGGCGTCTGCACCGTGACTACGAGGCGCTGCCGGAGCGGTCCCGGTCGATGATCCACTGGGCCATGGTCAATTCCATGGCCAGCAGGTTGACCGCGAGCCCGAGCCAAATCGGGCAATACCTCCGCCCGAAACCGCCCGCGGCAGCCTGA
- a CDS encoding trans-aconitate 2-methyltransferase has translation MFSDADAAALYDLLNPWDPDQRPEDSFYFPLVMGAESVLDVGCGTGSMLHLARERGHVGRLVGLDPDHAALERARRRADIEWTDGTAAEAERGANFELVTMMGHAFQNLITDQDVRASLAGIHGALRPGGRFVFETRHPQARAWEGWTSSNPDDVAEVIDESGRALRYWHGVDSIAGDVVSISGTLAELDGTVLRGFTEDLRFLDVATLNGFLAEAGFEVEAQYGDWDMAPIGSSSREIITIARRG, from the coding sequence GTGTTTTCAGATGCTGACGCTGCCGCTCTATACGACCTGCTAAACCCGTGGGATCCGGACCAGCGGCCCGAAGATTCCTTCTACTTCCCACTGGTGATGGGCGCTGAGTCAGTCCTGGACGTCGGCTGCGGCACCGGATCCATGCTGCACCTGGCACGTGAACGCGGCCACGTTGGCCGACTGGTTGGCCTCGACCCGGACCATGCCGCGCTGGAGCGGGCCCGGCGTCGAGCCGACATCGAGTGGACCGACGGCACCGCGGCGGAGGCCGAGCGCGGTGCCAACTTCGAGCTGGTGACGATGATGGGTCACGCCTTCCAGAACCTGATCACCGATCAGGATGTGCGCGCCTCGCTCGCCGGGATCCATGGCGCGCTGCGCCCGGGTGGGCGTTTCGTGTTCGAGACGCGTCATCCGCAGGCGCGAGCCTGGGAGGGATGGACATCCTCGAACCCGGACGACGTGGCCGAGGTGATCGACGAGTCCGGCCGAGCGCTTCGGTACTGGCACGGCGTCGACTCCATCGCGGGCGACGTGGTCAGCATCAGCGGCACGTTGGCCGAGTTGGATGGCACGGTGCTCCGGGGTTTCACCGAAGACCTGCGGTTCCTCGACGTCGCCACGCTCAACGGGTTCTTGGCCGAGGCGGGCTTCGAGGTCGAGGCGCAGTACGGTGATTGGGACATGGCGCCGATCGGCAGCTCCAGCCGCGAGATCATCACGATCGCCCGCCGCGGATAG